The proteins below come from a single Nitrosospira sp. Is2 genomic window:
- the flgK gene encoding flagellar hook-associated protein FlgK — translation MGNSIFGIGLSALQAAQQGLLVAGHNVGNAATPGYTRQQTVQSTNQAQPTSSGFIGQGVQVDTVKRSYNEFLTRQVAQARTESSQLDTYFSQMKQIDSLLADSGGSLGLSPALQDFFGSVQSVATNPAEVAARQSMLSNSEILVRRFQSMDGRLNEIQDGTNTQIKDSVSLINTLAERVAKLNGTIRQAESIVGGQPANDLRDQRDELAAQLNDQIRAKVVVQGDGTYSVFIGGQSLVTGTTAVQLDVAPSALDARRLEVTYASGGNAVPVKESNLDGGKLGGLLQFRNESIDAVRNGLGRIAMVMAGTVNEQHRLGQDALGNPGADFFTVPSPLVSASTVNTGNGVVAAEVVSYSDLATKDYQLRFDGANYILTSVTNGVKGVAQTFSTFPQTVDGVRLSLTSGTIAAGDEFLIRPTVNGAAQIGVAVQDTSLIAAAAPIRTETPLANSGSGRISSGTVDAPPPPNPNLQQPVTLTFTSPTTFDVNGVGTGSPTGVTFTPGGSISFNGWTIKITGSPSAGDTFNIGPNTNAAADNRNALLLGALQTSNTMAGGTANYQGAYGQLVSLVGNKTRELEVTSESQAALLSQTKAVQQSESGVNLDEEAANLLRYQQAYQAASRVIQTANQMFDALLDVTR, via the coding sequence ATGGGTAACAGTATTTTCGGCATTGGCCTGAGTGCGTTGCAAGCGGCTCAGCAGGGACTTCTCGTGGCCGGCCATAATGTCGGCAATGCCGCAACGCCGGGCTATACGCGCCAGCAAACGGTTCAGTCAACCAATCAGGCACAACCCACAAGCAGCGGGTTTATCGGTCAAGGCGTGCAGGTCGACACGGTAAAACGCTCGTATAACGAATTCCTGACCCGCCAGGTGGCGCAGGCGAGGACAGAGTCCAGCCAGCTCGACACCTATTTCTCGCAAATGAAGCAGATCGACAGTCTGTTGGCCGACTCAGGTGGCAGTCTCGGTCTGTCCCCCGCGCTACAGGATTTTTTCGGCAGCGTGCAGTCCGTCGCCACAAACCCGGCCGAAGTGGCGGCACGGCAATCCATGCTATCCAATTCCGAGATCCTGGTAAGGCGTTTTCAGTCCATGGATGGGCGGTTGAATGAGATTCAGGATGGGACGAATACACAAATCAAGGACAGTGTTTCGCTCATCAATACCTTGGCCGAACGCGTGGCTAAACTGAATGGAACCATACGCCAGGCCGAAAGCATTGTCGGTGGCCAGCCGGCAAACGATCTGCGTGACCAGCGGGACGAACTGGCGGCGCAGCTCAACGATCAGATCCGCGCGAAGGTTGTCGTACAAGGGGATGGCACCTACAGTGTTTTCATCGGCGGCCAATCGCTGGTGACGGGCACAACCGCAGTCCAGCTCGATGTTGCGCCTTCCGCGTTGGACGCTCGCCGTCTGGAAGTAACGTACGCGTCGGGCGGAAATGCCGTCCCCGTCAAGGAATCGAATCTGGACGGGGGCAAACTGGGCGGCTTGCTTCAATTTCGAAATGAGTCTATCGACGCAGTGCGCAATGGCCTGGGCCGGATTGCGATGGTGATGGCCGGGACTGTCAATGAGCAGCACAGGTTGGGCCAGGATGCCCTGGGAAACCCCGGCGCTGATTTTTTTACGGTCCCCAGTCCATTGGTATCCGCCTCTACTGTAAATACCGGAAACGGGGTCGTAGCTGCGGAAGTGGTGAGCTACAGCGACCTCGCCACCAAAGACTACCAGTTGCGTTTTGATGGGGCTAATTACATTCTTACCTCTGTTACGAATGGAGTGAAAGGCGTTGCGCAGACCTTTTCCACCTTTCCTCAAACGGTGGATGGCGTTCGCCTGAGCCTTACCTCGGGCACCATAGCGGCAGGGGATGAGTTCCTTATCCGTCCAACGGTAAATGGCGCCGCCCAGATCGGGGTAGCGGTCCAGGATACCAGCCTGATCGCGGCCGCTGCGCCAATACGAACAGAAACGCCCCTCGCCAATAGCGGCTCAGGGCGCATCAGCTCGGGAACGGTCGATGCCCCGCCGCCCCCCAACCCCAATCTGCAGCAACCGGTCACCCTGACCTTTACCAGCCCGACCACATTCGACGTGAATGGCGTCGGAACCGGCAGTCCAACGGGGGTTACATTCACCCCCGGCGGTTCGATCAGCTTCAATGGGTGGACGATAAAGATCACAGGGTCTCCCAGCGCGGGAGATACTTTCAATATCGGACCCAATACCAACGCAGCGGCCGATAACCGGAACGCCTTGCTGCTGGGGGCGCTGCAGACCAGTAACACGATGGCGGGCGGCACCGCCAATTACCAGGGAGCGTATGGGCAGCTTGTCAGCCTGGTGGGGAACAAAACCCGTGAACTGGAAGTGACCAGTGAGTCCCAGGCAGCGTTGCTGAGCCAGACCAAGGCTGTGCAGCAATCCGAATCGGGTGTCAATCTCGACGAAGAGGCCGCCAACCTGTTGCGCTACCAGCAGGCTTACCAGGCAGCCAGCAGGGTAATACA